From the genome of Candidatus Paceibacterota bacterium, one region includes:
- the rplE gene encoding 50S ribosomal protein L5: MDSVKEKQNKAFEHLKTKMHYKNAMQAPKMVKVVVSAGVGSMKDKKKIELVANRLAKITGQKPAVRGAKKSIASFKVRQNDPVGYQVTIRGTRMYGFLDKLLNVALPRTRDFRGLSRKAVDAMGNYTIGIKEHTIFPETPDEEIKDVFGLAVTLVTNAKNPKEAEAFLEYIGLPLKKEEVKK; this comes from the coding sequence ATGGATTCAGTAAAAGAAAAACAGAATAAAGCGTTTGAGCATCTCAAAACAAAGATGCATTACAAGAACGCAATGCAGGCGCCAAAGATGGTGAAGGTTGTGGTGAGCGCTGGCGTTGGTTCTATGAAAGACAAGAAGAAGATCGAACTCGTTGCAAACCGACTCGCAAAAATTACCGGCCAGAAGCCTGCAGTTCGAGGCGCAAAGAAATCAATTGCGTCTTTCAAAGTTCGACAGAATGATCCAGTTGGATATCAGGTCACTATCCGAGGAACGCGAATGTACGGTTTTCTCGATAAGCTTTTGAATGTCGCCCTCCCTCGAACGCGAGACTTCCGAGGACTTTCTAGGAAAGCAGTGGACGCGATGGGGAACTACACGATTGGAATCAAGGAGCACACCATTTTCCCAGAAACTCCGGATGAAGAAATCAAAGATGTGTTCGGTCTTGCAGTAACGCTCGTTACGAACGCAAAGAATCCAAAAGAAGCCGAGGCTTTTCTTGAATATATTGGGTTACCGCTCAAGAAGGAAGAGGTCAAGAAATAG
- a CDS encoding Ser-Thr-rich GPI-anchored membrane family protein, translated as MKKYLVGLTILASFVVVSSVSAQATVVRFTVSTASYNPESYPNAFNVSYAFSDVTAQGVTVTADCHEGLIIQMRDDAGKLHPFSCGDIGAGGTNGYFPSGEYSTDLVFTNNTSQNINEGLLLSAYGINSVSRTVTIIPNQPQNPFKVTFPSSGATLNQGSTYKLMWSGRDNGVRSYSVYLVGGSLGSNGSRYLGTVDTENQDWFSWTVPSNIPPESGYQIQFSGAGATGDNSSSFSIAASTNQNLYPFTVTYPSAGATLKQGMIYKLLWSGRDVGVTSYSVYLVGGALGSNGSRSLGTVNTATQDWFSWTVPGDVVPSSGYQIQFSGAGATGDNSDSFSVVARSAIPPAVVPPPDSSVGCEPGFRFNPRTGHPCNENTNADTAHNAGTADIDTQASSSSCVVLTYDLRYQSRDISTNGEVSSLQDFLQSKGYLSSEPTGYFGMLTFQAVKDFQKANGISPTGFVGPITRAKIHQVSCGI; from the coding sequence ATGAAAAAATATCTAGTAGGACTTACTATTCTAGCTTCTTTTGTGGTTGTATCATCTGTCTCTGCTCAAGCGACAGTTGTAAGATTTACTGTTTCTACAGCATCATACAACCCTGAATCATATCCGAATGCGTTTAATGTTTCTTATGCGTTTTCTGATGTGACAGCACAAGGTGTGACAGTAACAGCTGATTGTCATGAGGGGCTTATAATCCAGATGCGAGATGATGCTGGCAAACTGCATCCTTTTAGTTGCGGAGATATTGGAGCTGGTGGTACGAATGGATATTTCCCTTCGGGCGAATATTCAACGGATCTTGTATTTACAAATAATACCTCTCAAAATATTAATGAGGGACTTTTACTGTCTGCTTATGGAATAAATTCTGTTTCTAGGACGGTAACAATAATCCCTAACCAGCCACAAAATCCTTTCAAAGTAACGTTTCCTTCTTCTGGAGCGACCTTGAATCAAGGTTCAACCTACAAACTCATGTGGTCTGGAAGAGATAATGGAGTTAGGAGCTACTCTGTGTATCTGGTTGGAGGAAGTTTAGGTTCAAATGGAAGCCGCTATCTTGGTACTGTAGACACAGAGAATCAGGATTGGTTTAGTTGGACAGTTCCTTCAAATATCCCACCTGAATCAGGTTATCAAATCCAGTTTAGTGGCGCTGGCGCTACTGGTGATAATAGCTCATCATTTTCGATTGCGGCAAGCACTAATCAAAATCTGTATCCCTTTACTGTGACATATCCATCCGCCGGAGCCACTCTGAAACAGGGAATGATTTATAAACTTCTGTGGTCTGGAAGAGATGTCGGGGTTACAAGTTACTCGGTTTATTTGGTGGGGGGCGCACTTGGATCGAATGGTAGCCGCTCTCTCGGGACAGTTAATACTGCTACTCAAGACTGGTTTAGTTGGACTGTGCCGGGAGATGTCGTCCCGAGTTCTGGATATCAAATCCAATTCAGCGGCGCTGGTGCAACAGGTGACAACAGTGATTCTTTCTCGGTTGTCGCGCGATCAGCGATACCTCCTGCAGTTGTACCTCCTCCAGATTCTTCGGTGGGATGTGAACCAGGATTCCGCTTTAATCCAAGGACGGGACATCCTTGCAATGAAAATACCAATGCTGATACTGCTCACAATGCGGGAACCGCTGATATAGATACCCAAGCTTCCTCCTCTTCATGTGTTGTTCTTACTTATGATCTTCGCTATCAGTCACGAGATATATCCACTAACGGTGAAGTTTCTTCCTTGCAAGACTTCTTGCAATCGAAAGGATATCTCAGTTCAGAACCAACTGGATATTTCGGTATGTTGACTTTCCAGGCAGTCAAAGATTTTCAGAAAGCCAATGGTATTAGTCCAACTGGATTTGTGGGTCCAATAACACGAGCGAAGATCCACCAGGTTAGTTGCGGAATTTGA